The genomic window GAGAGGGTGTGGCGGGAAGGATTGGGGGTGGTCGACATGGCGGGCGCGGAGGTTACCCGGCCGCGGCGGCGGTCGCCGCCGACCGGACACGGCGGACCGGAGGTGCGCGGGCTACGTCTCCCCGCTCCCGGCTCGCCGCCGGAGCATCTCCTTCAGCACCGCGACGTCCTGCCGGTCCTGGGGACGGTCCGCGGCCTCCTTCGACCGCACGATGTCCGAAAGGCTCGCTGCCCACAGCTCCACGCCGAACACCTCGAAGCGGACCGCATCGCGGCGCAGGTCGGCGAAGCCCTCCGTGCCGGAGGGCAGGAAGGCGACGGCCAGGCGGCCGGCGTCGGTGACGAGGTTCCAGAGCAGCGCGCGCGACAGCGCGGTGGCGCTGCAATCGAACGCGAGACCCTCGGGAACGGCCTCGGTGTACACGCACGCGCGCAGCTCGCGGAGCGCCGCGGACAGTCGCTCGAGATTCCCGGAGGACCGATCCGGCGTGATGTCGGCGTCCGCCGTGAGTCTCGGAAAGCCCTGGAGGCGCGCCGCGAGCGCTCCAATCAGGACGTATCTGACGTCGTGCGCCGCGAGGACGCGGACGATCCGCTCCGGGTCGAAGGGCGCGAGCTCAGGCACGACGCGCGGCGCTCGCGAAGCGGCTCGTGTTGCGCACCTCGAGCAGCCGCTGCTCGGGCGTCAGCGCCAGGATGCGCGCGACGTCGTCGAGCATGTGCGATCCCGCGACCGCGGCGGGCTCGAGCTCCGCCCGGATCTCGAAGCCGGCGGCGGCGACGAGCCGTGCCAGCGTGGCGACGCTCGGGCTCACGCTCCCCTGCTCGATGCGCGCGATCACGGATTGCGCGGTCCCGGCGCGCTGCGCGAGCACCCGCTGGGTGAGCCCGGCGCGAAGCCGGGCCGCGCGAAGAAGGACACTCGCGGGAGGAAGAGACGCCACGGGCGTTTGATATCTGATCGGCTATCAGCAGGTCAACCCGAGACACACGACGTCCGAGCCCCGGGCGCCCCTTCGACGCCTCGAAGCCCCATCACATCGCTGGCCGCTGCCGACGACACATTTGCTGGATAACGTCGCGCTCCCCATGCGCGCCGTGTCGTTCGCCCTGGTCCCGCTGCTCCTCCTCACGCCTCGCCCGGCCGGCTCCGCCGGGTGCGCCACGACCCTCCTGACGCCGCACAGCCACGCCCGACTCGTCGCGGTGGTCTGCGAGGAGGCCCTCGCGGGCCTCCCGGCCTGCAACGAAGCGCTCTTCGACCAGTACCTCGACCCTTCGAGTGGGCTCGAGGTCCCGCCGGACCAACGCGAGACGATCCCCGCCACGGCGTCGCTCCTCGCCAACGCCCTCGCCGGCGGGAACGCCCTGGCGCAGGCGGCGCTGGCGGCACTCTTCGGAGTCGCCGTGCCCACGGTGCCGCTGAACGTCGATCCCTGCGACGACCAGCTCGCGAACTCGGACTCCAGCCCGGGTGCTCCCTGCTCGGGGATTCCGGCCCGCGGCCCACACGCCGC from Deltaproteobacteria bacterium includes these protein-coding regions:
- a CDS encoding helix-turn-helix domain-containing protein; the encoded protein is MASLPPASVLLRAARLRAGLTQRVLAQRAGTAQSVIARIEQGSVSPSVATLARLVAAAGFEIRAELEPAAVAGSHMLDDVARILALTPEQRLLEVRNTSRFASAARRA